In a genomic window of Candidatus Desulfatibia profunda:
- a CDS encoding ATP-binding cassette domain-containing protein yields MTLFQIKNLRKVYGSRTVLDIPELDLKKGVRYALVGPNGAGKTTLLEILSLLNHPTAGTVSYNNRPMDFSGSRLHTLRRKIGLVQQNPVLFTTTVYKNLEFGLKIRGIPKDERNRIIAESLDLVGMRQFISAKAHKLSGGETQRVAIARALAVNPEVLLCDEPFASVDVANQAAIINILRQANELKNITIIFTTHNHYQVTSLAQHILYLNHGKLAPDAAENFFNPNFS; encoded by the coding sequence TTGACGCTTTTTCAGATAAAAAATCTTCGCAAGGTCTACGGAAGCAGGACCGTTCTCGACATCCCCGAACTGGATTTGAAAAAAGGGGTTAGATATGCTCTGGTCGGGCCGAATGGAGCGGGCAAGACCACACTGCTCGAGATCCTCAGCCTCCTCAATCACCCCACCGCCGGAACGGTAAGCTACAACAACAGACCCATGGATTTTTCAGGGAGTCGTCTGCACACCCTGCGCCGCAAAATCGGTCTGGTTCAGCAGAACCCGGTCCTTTTTACCACCACGGTTTACAAAAACCTGGAATTCGGCTTGAAGATAAGGGGAATTCCAAAGGATGAAAGAAACCGGATCATCGCCGAATCCCTTGATCTTGTGGGTATGCGCCAATTTATAAGTGCTAAAGCCCATAAGCTCTCGGGCGGCGAAACCCAGCGGGTGGCGATTGCCCGGGCATTGGCGGTGAATCCTGAGGTCCTTTTGTGCGATGAACCCTTTGCAAGCGTTGATGTGGCAAACCAGGCTGCCATTATCAACATTCTCCGGCAGGCAAACGAACTCAAAAATATCACCATCATTTTCACCACACACAACCACTACCAGGTCACATCTTTGGCCCAGCACATCTTGTATCTAAATCACGGAAAACTTGCCCCCGATGCCGCTGAAAATTTCTTTAACCCGAATTTCTCATAA